The Telopea speciosissima isolate NSW1024214 ecotype Mountain lineage chromosome 11, Tspe_v1, whole genome shotgun sequence genome includes the window CGCAAGGCTTCGACCAACATATCCCACTGCTTCTTGAATCTGTCATGTTCCCCTCATACCCTTCTGGTTCCTTCTTTCCCCCACTGCTTTTCTTGAATGAGGTTTCCTCTATGAACATGTCACTTGGAATTTCAAGCATTATATTAAAGGGTCAGGTTAGGTCGGGCTCGTAATTGATCGGTCCGGTTGAGCATCTAACAAGCTAGAACCCCACACCGGGAATGATCGCTTTTAAATCTGACACGTTTAATAATCAGATAGGTCCAAGCCTAGAATTGACACATTAACTCGAAAAATTATCTCCCCCAATTCCCTGCCAGGCCCAATTCCCCATTGCCTATAAtaggggtggatcccacctaggctcgggcaggggtagggtggtcattgcaacccccccacccacccccccaaaCTGGGGGACCTGGGCCAGGCAGGAAAGGGGACAAAGATCCTATTAAGTCCTCCACAATTGTTACAACTACTTATGTAATTCAAATAAGTACTACTACGAGCCAGACAACCCGTTCACCTGCCATAAAGATTTCTACCATATTAAAGGTAAAGAGATCCATCAagtggttgttttttttttgggtaggggcaattactatcactatcctacatttagcctatatttattaatattatcctaccttaaacttcttttctgaaattaccctgcttttaaacttttacatctctttctaccctcatgtttttaaatacctagattATCCTTgtttttcacctagtaacctgctaatctatttaacctactattcttcttatattttttattttttttgttattttagaaaaaaatgaaagcacccacctacttcttctctctcccattttttactccattcggttttttttttttgttttttcttcaatgtttctatttaattaattttttgctCAATATTTCATCTTCATCGGTCTTCTTCAAATAGATCGACTTGATCCTTATCATGATCcagttcttctccttcgtctctGTTATAGGTGTGTTCCATTTTCTGAAACAGATCCATCTTTCATGAATTCTCAACTGAAATCGCCAAGAAGGCAGAGACAATCCGATGATTTATCTTGTGCCATTCTATCCCATGGCTGCGCGGTTGAGGAGAGATGAACATGGTCATGTAGAGATCAATTGTAATGGATAGGGAGGTTTGCCTTCTGCTTCTACGAATatgaagagggaaaagaagagtCACGACTCAAGAATCGCACTgtaggttaataaaaaataaaaaacacgaaaagataaattgaataaaaagaggaagagagagaagaagtggggtgctttgaagagagtcgatctattccatggttttagtgcagggtattggaacgggtatcggtaatCTGCAAAATCAATACGACACCGATACGGTATTGGCTTGGATCGactgtatcggacaaaattacccctaaatctccttaaaatatgagttttttgaccattttacccattGTTCATATTGTGTtattgatacggtatcggtgactagcaaaacagGTATGTGTCGATCGATAATTAGATCCATGATGTGtttgaagaagaacgatgaggatgaaatattGAATACAAATTAATTatatagaaaaattgaagaaaaaaaaatgaatggagttaaagaatgggagagagaagcaGTGGATCGGGGCTttcatttttttactattttaatgacaaaaataataaaaatagaagaagaatggtaggttaaatagattagtagGTTACTAGGTTAAAAGGAAAGACAATGTGgttatttaaaaatatgagggtagaaggagatataaaagttaaaaaacagggtagtttcagaaaagaaattcaaagtaaggtagttttaataaatataggctaagtgtagaaTAGTGACAGTAACCCATCCTTTTCTGGTAAGTCCATCAAGTGGTTTTAGTGACCCTAAAATTAAACCATTGCCCCCTTTTGGTGGTTGGACGTTGGAAGTACACTTCAGTATGGACTATGGATTGCTGCATGATACTATATTGTTTAAAGCCAAAGGATTCCTTTGCTATCTCTCAACTCCATAACTCCAAAGGTTAAGTGGAGAAAGTTGTAAGAGAGCCATGGAATTGCTTCAGAATCTTCTGAACTTGGTGATTCCCCAAATCACTTTAGTTTTTCTTTGTCTCATGCTACCTTTTCTCTTCATTTTCAAGTTCATCCATTTCATTTTCAGGCACCTCTTCCCTGAGAAAATGAGGGGAAAAGTTGTTCTCATCACTGGTGCATCTTCAGGCATTGGCGaggtttgttttaattttttttttttggagcttATGAATCTATTATGATTAGAGATTGGCAGAAGGTGGTTTTGTACTTTCAAAGATTAGGGGTAATTTTTTAAAGAGACGGGTATGTgagggtttgtaattttttcattAGAATAGTGAAAGTTCTGGTTATCGCTTGGCCGTGGACATAACCAATCTTGGacaaaccacgtaaatctgtGTTTTGTGTTTGTgagatcttttttattttttcgtttttcttctgcaaatagCTGTTCTGCTGCTGCATTGTTAAGAATTTAACCTTTCTACCCaaaacaggggggggggggggaatcctTTTTATGATTGTGTATTATCTTCTTCTATTGATTTGCAGCATCTAGCATATGAATATGCTAAGAAAGGAGCATATCTAGTACTTGTTGCAAGAAGAGAGGAAAGCCTTAGAAAAGTTGCAGAGAAGGCTGGTAATCTTGGTTCCCCTGATGTGTTAGTTGTTCCTGCAGATGTGTCTAGAGTTGATCAATGCAAGCAATTCATTGATGAAGCTGTGAACCATTTTGGCAGATGTAAGGTCCAAAGGAATTGAAGTCTGTGATATTCAATTTCAATCCTCTGTTTGTGCAATTTTGATGTTCTGTTTTGATTTCCAGTGGATCATCTGGTTTGCAATGCTGGGATTGGTAGCTATTGCGCATTCCAAGATATATCTGACATAACAAATTTTGTACCAGTGATGGTATATATTTCCTCTCACTCTTattggttcttttttttctcagtCTTTATCATTTGAATGTACACCCTTGTTctaccttaaaaaaaaacaattgtacACCACTAgggtgttaagaaaacaacgtccagaatggcgatttgcagaaaaaaaaaacaaaaatagagagagcacacacaacacacaacacagagatttacgtggttcccAAGATAGAAGCTACGTCCACTGCCGAGCAGTAGAATaggtttcactattttctctgAAATGTTAGAAACCCTCGTAtccctatctcaaagagataagaacaatatataagaaaaccctaaccccaaaaagtatacaaatgcccctagcccaaaaaatgccaaaaaaactGAGCAATTTTTTGGCATTCCAAGGTCGTTTCGAGGCTGAAACGGCCCTCCGAAGAtctcaaccgcactttctggaccaaattaggcttcaccaacaacatggGCCCACTTGATGTTCTCTGTCGGGGGAGTATGGCCCTATGCGCGGAGCCAATGAAGCAGACCCATTGGCATCATGGTGGAGGAATTTCCGCctggggtggggcggtcatttcgctcTCTTTGTGTTTAGGCATGGGCAGTACACTCTTCCATTCTAAATTTTGTAATCCTAATTTCTCTACAGCTTGGTTTGTGAAATTGTGTGGTATTGTGCTTCTACTTCACAGTTTCTCTTAATCTCCTCCTCAAGGCTCAAGACCTCAACAAGCCTTAAACTTCTGCTTCTCTTCCTCAACAAACCTTGAACCTCCTGCTTTGCTACTTCGCTGCGTCAATACTGAATAAAAAACCATATTTGATACCGAATAAAAATCCGTTTCTTATACTGAATAAAAACCGAACTAAAATAGTACCGATTTGATAGGTATTGAAAAATACAGTATGTATTTGTTATGGTATGGTTTTGATATCTACTTTTTTGCTTTCTGTATTTACCAAAATCATACCGAATTCCTGATACCatactgattgacacccttaccaatGGGCACAGCCACTAGCTTGCGGAAAGTAGGCGGCATGCCAAACCCTCTCCCTCCCCcactcccccaaaaaaaaaatttataaaaatcatGAGGGAACTTAAGGTAACCAGTTTAAGTAAGATGTTTGTACTCTTTATAACACTTTGGAATGTGTGTAGGATATAAACTTCTGGGGATCAATATATCCCACTTATTATGCAATTCCTCACCTCAAAAGGTGGAAAGGCAAGATCATTGTGAATGCATCAGTACTTGGGTGGATAAATGCACCAAGGGGAAGTGTATATGGTGTAAGAATTACACTTAAATCTCATCATCTATTTTTCttacccttctttctctcctttcttttaaATTGAATCCCTTCTTCCATTGTTATCTTTCAGGCAACCAAAGCAGCATTAATACAATTCTACGACAGCCTAAGAATCGAAGTCGCCCCAGAGATTTCGATAGTTATAATTAGTCCTGGTTTTGTAGAATCAGAGATTACCCAAGGTAAAAATCTAACCAAGACAGGGAAGATTGAAGATGATCAAGGAATGAGAAATGTAAGACTCACTTAAATAGCTAATTAagagttctttttttcctttcattatCAATTATGTGAAATGGGTATTGACGAACAGGTACTAAGAGGATTAATTCCAGTTCCATTCCAGAGTACAGAGAACTGTGCAAAGGGTATTGTGAATGGGGCATGCCGTGGAGACAAACACATTACAGAGCCATTTTTGTATAATGTGCTTTACCTCTTAAAGATCCTCAGCCCTGACTTGGTCGAATGGATTACTCACTTGATATACAGAACCTTGCTAAACCCcacttgagacttgagagagagagagagagagagacgggtTGATGCTATATAATGGATTCAGTGAAGATTCATATATAGATTTTATTAGTATGTATTGAATAAACAATTATGAGTAGTTTATTAGTAGTAGGTAAGTGTTTGTAATGGGAAAACACTCTTAAACCTCCagtccattttttatttttttttctgacaaAACAAATTTGAATTCTTGAGATGAGAAAAAATTAAGGGAAGTAGTATTCTATTTGGGAGTATTGTCTACGCTTGCAATccaatgagtctatctctctcctcgtcAATACAAGGGGGTAAAGGTGTCTTTTCGTATGGGGAgtctggcgtaggccacactcccgacaGAGTTCTGTTTCCCAAAAGGTAGATTGTTGAGCAGAAAACATTCAATTGTGTTCAGTAGAAGCAAAGCAATTCTGTTCTTACCATTTCCTTTTTCAAGTGTGATTCTAAGTAGTACACCATGGTGAGGATTGTGCAATCAAAGTTCACACAAATAAATCAGAGACTAAGATATGCTCCAAAACAGgaaattgatgaagaatgcTGGTTCGTAGGCATGAACTTGATTAGAAATTTGTAGGAATCTCAACAGGGCTCAGATTCACTAAgtttattttaaaagaaattcttcaaccaaaccctaaaactaaATCTGAAAGTATATCAGTTTCAGATGGTTTCTAATCTTCCAATTTGCAGGGATTTTAATTAACTagaaaaaatcaaattgaatgCACTCTCATATATTTTGCAGCTTACCGTCTCAGTTCATTAAATTTTCACATTTTCCTGTTTACAGACAGTCAATAAAATTGCAAATTTGCACTGAAtcatttttgttgaattttgttTACAAAGTGTTCTGTAAGAAGGCCTAATATGTTTTGGGAAGCCCGCTCCCATGCTCAAGTTGTTGAAACTCAACAGTTTGGAAGGATTTACTACACAAATGACTGATTGATATCAATTATATGACATGAAACAAATGGTGACACTAAGAGCAAAACCTATAGCTACTCCAACTCCAAAGGGAAGCTCAAACATAGTAAATGTCTTTTGGGCCTTTTGGCTATCTTCGATAGGTACATTATCAGAAGGACTAGGAACATTATCAGAAGGACATGAAAAGTGTATTGAACCACACAGATTCTTGTTCCCTTCAAAACTTGAGCGTGTGAAGGTCAGGAACTGGCCACCTGTAGGGATGATCCCAGATAACTGATTGTAAGCAACACTGAACTTTGAAAGAAAGTTGAGATTGACCAAGGAATTGGGTATGGTTCCTGATAGATTATTATGTGACAAATCCAAAAGTTCCAAGTTTGTAGGATTTGACAACTCACTTGGAATGGGTCTACTGAGAGGAGgtttgataaaaaaatttataccaaaccctaaaacggTAGAACGGTAAAAGTTCTGACTTTCAAAGCACCATTGCGTCGGGTcgtttcttcttctaggtcacgattggggaagatgacaCAGGAGGAAGCTTGCGCAGAGTAGAGGCtgagatttgggttttttcccaaaatttcaaaccctaaaacggTAGAATGATTTTCATTCACAACAagaaggggcatttttgtcaattCATGCAAAgcttttaacattgttagtcctATAGTAAAGGAATGGGGGAATATATTAACCGTTAAGAACCGCAGGGAGGCACGTAGAATTTTTCCAAACTGAGggattttttcataattacgtcaaacctcagggggtacatGAAAATTGGGAcctatttcaattttcaagtaTGGGGAAGAGTTCTTTGTGGGAGAGTGTAGCCCCTACGCATACAGATGCCAATGGAAGCAAACacaaaagcatcaacagggcaggcatttccacctttcattgggGTGAGATGATCATTTGGCCCCCTCCCTCCCACCAATCACCCCCCCTTCTCCCTAAAAAAACACTTAACTATATTCTTGTATAACGGTACAAAGACTAATGGGTCAAAATTGACTAATTTTAACAAGGTATTTTGCTTTGGAATAAAAACAACAACCGTACGATTAAAATGCTTGAGCATATGTCCAGTTGTAAGAAAATCATTGGTCGCATTGACAACATCTGGGCCAATGATATGCCAAAAGGGTTGATAAAATCTTGCTGGCATCCAATCTAACCCTGGAGCATTGTAAGCAACAATTTGAAATGCAACCATCCAAATTTCATCAATAGCGTGACATAAATTTGCGTTTTTCTCCCAAACGAAAACAACAAGTTCAAATGTTTTTCATGCTATTATAACTAACtaatggccaaatgttctctatgctgaGGGCTCAggttgcgcctagacacatggggtgggtgaaatgactgccttaACCCCCTAAATGGAGGAAATATCGCATCCATGTTTCCTGGTGTAGCTTGCGCTGCGGCAGAAAGAACAACGACCCCTAACTAATTTATGATTATATTGCCGTAattagaaagaggaaaaaaaattctcggCAATGCCCTAATTTGACGGTGCACTACAGTGCGGGCCTGAAagctcaacacgtggaagatgcgacatccaacggtgccaagctcgagaagaaaaaaaaaaaaaaaaaaaaactaccttaCATCGAGCTCACACTATTgaatgaagcttcttccataGGTCAAGCTCTTAGGCCCGCACTGCAATGCACCGCTAGATGCCTACTcaacagaggattttaatcctagAAAGAGAActagttttcctccacccatacaGGACAATTCAcctaccatcctagggttcacaaacccttataagattttagtattttcccagTGGGTGGAAAAAACAACTTGGTCCATCATTAAATGTAGATTTAATTACCTTGAAATAGTTGGAGTTTCTAAATTTTAAATATGTGCAATTGTTGGGATTAAGGAAGggttttaaatatcaaaacaaaactttATTAAGAACTACGAGAGCTCAAATCAAATACAATACATAGTATTTGACAAAATCTTTATATGAATCTTCCTCTAATCCATTAGCATCCAACATCTCATAGTttcatcaatctctctcttaaCTAGGGCTTCGCAAGCTACGGTATACCAAGCGTGAAGTCCATTCAACCAACTCAGGGCAGAGGACCCTTAAGAGGTAAAGCATATTATACAACCATGGCTCAGTGATGTATCTGTCTCCACGGCATGCCCCAGTCACAATAGCCTTTGCACAGTCCCCTGCACTCTCAAATGGAATTCCAATTCCTCTAAGGACCTGTTCATCAATACCCATTTCACATATTTGATATCAAAttatttagttacttctaagaataaagaaaattgCTAGCTATTTAAGTGAGTCTTACTATTTTAATCCCTTGATCTTGTTCAACTTTCCCTCGCTTAGTTAGTTGTTTGCCTTGGGTAATCTCTGATTCTACAAAACCAGGACTAATTACAACTATCGAAATCTCCGGACCGACTTCGATTCTCAGATTGTCGTAGAAGTGTATTAATGCTGCTTTGCTTGCCTGAAAGTTTAACAATGGAAAAATGGATTCAATTAAAAGGAGAGCACAGAAAGAAGAGTAAGAAAAATAGATGATGAGTTGATTTATGTTTCTTACTCCATACACAGTTCCCCTTGGTGCAGTCATCCACCCAGCTACTGATGCATTCACAATGATCTTGCCTTTGCACCTCTTGAGGTGAGGAATTGCATAATAAGTGGGATAGATTGATCCCCAGAAGTTTATATCCTACACACATTCCAAAGTGTTATAGTGTAGAAAACGAGAACCTAAAACGATGCAGAAAATAATGGAAATTGtgaacaaacaatcacacaatgtaCATAtggatttaacgtggttcacaaaTCAATATGATGTGCTATGTCCACAGACGAAGTTGAAGATGATTCACAATGTAAATGGAAGAAGATTAAAGTGGAGATCTCTGAAGAATACCAAAACGCCAACAAGAACTCTCACCCATAAACCCTATCTTTGTTTCACTTGCTTACCAACAAGACAcgaaaacatataaatactcctccaaacaaacatcaaa containing:
- the LOC122645723 gene encoding 11-beta-hydroxysteroid dehydrogenase A-like; protein product: MELLQNLLNLVIPQITLVFLCLMLPFLFIFKFIHFIFRHLFPEKMRGKVVLITGASSGIGEHLAYEYAKKGAYLVLVARREESLRKVAEKAGNLGSPDVLVVPADVSRVDQCKQFIDEAVNHFGRLDHLVCNAGIGSYCAFQDISDITNFVPVMDINFWGSIYPTYYAIPHLKRWKGKIIVNASVLGWINAPRGSVYGATKAALIQFYDSLRIEVAPEISIVIISPGFVESEITQGKNLTKTGKIEDDQGMRNVLRGLIPVPFQSTENCAKGIVNGACRGDKHITEPFLYNVLYLLKILSPDLVEWITHLIYRTLLNPT
- the LOC122645718 gene encoding 11-beta-hydroxysteroid dehydrogenase A-like encodes the protein MELIQNLLNLVIPPITVVFLCLILPFFFVFKFIHFILRHIFPEKMRGKVVLITGASSGIGENLAYEYAKKGAYLVLVARREESLRKVAEKAGQLGSPDVLVVPADVSRVDQCKKFIDEAVNHFGRLDHLVCNAGIGSYCAFEDIPDVTNFVPVMDINFWGSIYPTYYAIPHLKRCKGKIIVNASVAGWMTAPRGTVYGASKAALIHFYDNLRIEVGPEISIVVISPGFVESEITQGKQLTKRGKVEQDQGIKIVLRGIGIPFESAGDCAKAIVTGACRGDRYITEPWLYNMLYLLRVLCPELVEWTSRLVYRSLRSPS